GCTCCTGCTCAAGGCCGCTCGTCAGGGTCGCCAGGGCGGCAGTGATCGCGGTCAGATGCGGGTCCAGATCGGCCGCGCAGGTCGCGATCCGTTCGCGCATGGCGGTGAGCCGCACCCCATGGGGCAGGCCGTCCAGGGCCTTGTCGCTCAGGTAGGTCAGGTCCCAGGCACTGACCGACTCGACCAGGTCCCCGGCGCGCTGGGCGACCTCCCCAAGTTCCTCATCCACCCGCCCGACCAGACCCTTCTCGCGACTGAGCGCGCGCACCGCCGCCAGTTTCTCGTCCAGGTGCAGTTCCTGGTAGCGCGACTCCTGCTCGCGCAGCTTCGGCAATTGCGCGACGGCGGACCTGGCCTGATCCAGGTCCTCGCTCGCCTTGACCAGTTCCCCCCGGTTGCGCGCCAGGGCCGCGCCCAGTTCGGCCCGACGGGGCCCTTCGCAGTCGCCCAGCGGCAGGAAGCGGGCGAGCAGGTTGGTCTTGGACGCCTCATCGGTCGCAATCTTGAGGATCTCATTCTGCCCGTAGATCCCCAGGCGGGGCAGCAGGTCGGCAGGCGTCAGGCAGGACAGGCTGCCGTCCTCATTGCGAACCTCCGCCGGCTCGCCATAGCGTCGGCGCACGAATAAGCGCCGCCCGAGTTGGGTCTGGGAACGCACCGCCAGCGTCACGGCGCCACCGTCGCGCAGATTCTCCTTCAGGATCTCCCGGTGGGTCTTGCGCGCCTCCTCGGTCAGCGGCTGCTGATCCAGGGCATAGCGCAGGGCCTCGATCAGGGTGGACTTGCCCGTGCCCCGACCGCCGATGATGGCGTTGAGATTGTCCGCCAGGTGCAGCCGCAGGCCATCCAGATAGCCGTTATCGATGGCGATGGCCTCGATCTGCGCGTGGGGGCGCTCCGGAGCCTCCAGACGGATGCGGGAATCGGGGTCGAGGAAGGCCTGACGCAGGGCCTCGATCGACGGCTCGGCCATCTTGATCAGACAGGTAGAGGCGACTTTCTCCAGGTCGCCGGGATTCGCCACGTCCCCGGCGCGGATGAAGGCCAAGCGGCGCGTGCGCCGGTAGTTCGGGTCCTGGTTCAGGGCGATGCGCCGCAGGTCGATCTCCTTCAGGTCCTCTGGTGGCCCGGGTAGGTGTCCGGCCAGCACCCAGCGGTCCTCCTGCCAGATGGCCGGGAGCTTGGCCTTGAGCAGTCCGTTGTCTTGGGACATGTGCGGCGCGTACCAGATGCCCCCTTGCTCCTGGATCACCCGCTTCGCGATCCCGATGCAGGTCTGCGTCGAGGGTTCCCCCGGTTGTCTGACATCGACCCCGAGTCCACCGCGCAAATGGGTCAGCTCATCGCCCGAGGTGCCGGGCGGGTAGAGGCAGACCATGTGAAAGCCCTCAGCGCAGGTCAGCTCGAATCCGGGGAAGACCGTGACGCCGGCGGCCGTCAGTTCGTCCGTCAAGGCCGGGTAGGCGCCGATCCCATCATGATCAGCCAGACCGACCACCTGCACGCCCAGCCGGGCACAGGTTTCCGCCAGGTCGGCGTTGAACTCCGCCTCAGTCCGGCCATGATGCTGCTGCCGCCAGCGCTCGGCATAGGCCCAGGTGTTGACCTGCAGGGCGCAGCGCCGGAAGACGGCGCCCGCTGAACGGCTGAGGGCTTCGGTGATGGGGGACATGGTTTGAGATCAGAGCGTTTCAGGATGGAGTCAGGGCTACTGGTCGGGGCAGTGCTGCTCGACGAGACGTTCCGCGATCCAGCGCGTGCAACACAGAGTTCCAGGGTCCTCGCCCGGAGCGAAGAGCCCGGTGTCGGAGAGCAGACTCCAGTTAGCGACGTCCCCCCTCTCGCTTCGCCACGGGTCAGCCCTGGGGTCGGGAAGTACCGCCGCCGTGATACGGTCTTGGAGGCCCTGAGTACGCCCCAATTCCGATGCGAGGCGACTGACCAAGTCCGTACTAACCACCCCGGGAGCGGGCGCGATACCTGTCTTTGGATCGAAGAATCGATCGGCAAGCTCTCGATCCAGCGCGTCCAGTGTGCTGTAGGTCAGGGCGGCGCCCGACGCGTCGTAGGTGTTCAACCAAACCTGGGTTAACCAGGGGTGCCCAGCACAACATGACCAGAGGCGGTCGACCACCTGGTTACGCTCGTGGCCTGCGAGACCTAACCGCCACTCCACGAGCCGCACCAGAGCCCCCTGCGGGATGTTTCCCGCACGCGGAACCGCGGTATTGAACAGGATCGATCCTGACCTGCCTAGAAGGGCCCCGCTAGGGTTCTGCACCCGCCCTGGATCGAATGCGCACAGCAGGTTAATAAAGCGATAGTTCGGATCACGCGCCTTGGCGTTCCTCAGGCTGTGTAGTGCAATGAACAGGGCATCCTGGGACTCGCGGCTCAGGTTCTCGATGCCGTCGAAGAAGAGCGAGGCACAGCGGTTGTCCGCTTGGCGGTAGCGCAACAGGTTCTCGCCGACCCAGGGCACGAAGCCCCGCCAGTCCCGCAGGGGGCTGAGGTTTGCGTCCGGCAAGGCGTCCCGCGCCTGCTGATCCAGCCAGGCAAACAGGTCCGCGGGAGTCATCTTCTGGAAGATATCGCGACCCTCGGGTGGCGATAGCTCGAAGTAGAGTAGCGGGGGGCCTTCCGACTTCAGCCGGGCGGCGAGCCAGCGCGCCGCCGTGGACTTGCCGGTCTTGCGCCCACCCCGAATGCCGAGTGTGAAGGGGCGGATGGCGAGTTGCTGCTCCAAATCCTCCTCGCACTGGCGCTTACAAAAGGCCGGATGACCGGCAGGCAGGTATGCATCGACCGGTACCGGACCCAATGCCTCATTCCCACCGGCCGATACACCGGCCAGAAACCGATCCAGGGCATCTAACTCCTCGGCATAGGTCGCCAACACTGCTGCTGGCACCAGCCCCGGCTTCTTGATCTGCTTCAGCAGAATCTGTCCGACGATTCGCGCTCGGTCATCGCTGAGCGCTCTTTTTCCGTTCAGCCAGTTATTAAGCTGGCCCCGGTTGATGCCTGCCTCCTCCGCCAACTCCCGGCTGGTCAGCCGACCCGATGCCTTGATCAGGCGGGCGATGGAGTGTTGCCAGTTGTCACTCCGGGCGATACCCGCACCAGTGATAACCAGCGGGGCGGGCTCCCGTGCGTCTGATCGCAGCAAGCCCAGTTCCGTTATTGGGGAGCCCACTGCGCCGTTCGGCGCTTGCATTGACGAATTTGATAAAGGCTGACGGGCGACAGTCCGGGAACACTCCCGGACCCAGTCCAACAGGCTCTCATATAGTTGCGCGGATCGATCCTTGGGCTTGCAAATGCTGATGTGATCCTCCTGCAGGGGCACCGCTACCTCACCCGGCAGGTTAGGCTCGGCGCTTGTCTGATCGACTACGACGATGCCCTTCGGTAGCGTGATGGTACCGAGTAGTTCGGGGCGCACCTCAAAGCTCTCACAATAGGTTCGGCAGACCAGTCCGTGGTCATTGTAATAGGACCGGAACCAGTTATGCAGTTCGCGCAGACGCGGGTGATGGGCCGCCAGATCCTTAACCGACTCACTGGTGCGGTAAATGGCGCTTGCGAAGGTAGCGAAGTTCGCGAGATTGGCCCCGGAATGGGGCGTGGCGATGAACGCTATGCCACGGGTCTGTGTCGCGATCTTCTGCCACCGCGGCACCCCCAGGTCATTTGCGTGGCGGAGCAATTGTTTGGCGATGATGCCACCCATACTGTGGCTGACGAACAACAAGGGCCGCTCGCCGAGTCGGTGCGTCGCCAGCCGATCGAGTAATTGCACGCCCTGATCCGCCAATGGCATTGACTGTGCTTTCCAATTCGTCGAATTCGCCGGATAGCCCAGGGTCCAAACTCCGGCGTCCGGGCAGTCTTTGGCCAACCAGAGAGGCCAAAAGGTAGCGATATCGTCCGGATTCGACATCCAACTGGTGAACGCATCGCCGTCGAGTCCGTGGATAAACACGATGTTCAGTGCGTCGCTGTCGGATACCGAGATCGGGTGCAGTCCATGCTGCCTATCAATCTTGGGAATCTCTGTCATCAGCATGGTAGGTTTGCTTTGGAGTTCTCTTGATGATTGGGTAGGACGTGATTCGTATGGCCGGTAAGCCGATCAATTGACTCGGCTGCTTGCAAGCGGCTTCGTCTCCGAAGACAGTTTAACGCGGCCACAAAGATCATGAATAGGTCAATCCCTGCATCTGCCGCCAAACCTGCCAAACATCCCCAGGATCGACCCGACCGGCCAAGGCGGAGCGGTCGAGTATGCGGCTCCAGTCGGCCCGGTCAGCCCGCTCGACATGATCCCTGAATCGACCAGTCTCCTTCGGTTTGAGTTTGCCATAACGATCCCGATAGTCCTCGCCCACCGCCTCCGCAAGCTGACGGGGAACCCCCAAGAGCCCGGCGACCGCTGCCTCCGGCGTGCGGACCCCGTACTGGATGTAGGCCGGCAACATCTGCTGTTCGGCCGTGCTGGCGTCCATGACCGTGTTGTTGGTCAACACCAGACCGCGCAGATAGGCGTGCGCGCCCCAGGCGACCGTCATGGCGACCTTGCTGTGGACGTAGACGCCGGCGTTGCGTACACGATCATTCGCTTCCTTTCCGGGAAACTCGGCGGCGATGGTTTGCACTGGGGCACCATCCATCCACGCCTGGACGACTCGCGCGACGGCCGCGGTATCCATCTCGCCCTCGCCTTTACCGATTCCCAGATTCAATTCGGGGAGCCAGTGCAACGCCTCGATAAGGTGTTCCATGCCTACCGACTTGTTGGCGAGCACTGCACCTGGCCCTTGCTGGAGTAATGAATCGCCGCGGATAGCCGCGTACAGCGAGTCGAAGCTGAAGGAACCCAGGCCGGTGGCATCGGCGGTCTTGAGATAGCCGGTCTGCTTACCGGCAATCTCTCGCAGATAAGTTTGGGCCAGACCGCGCAATTGCCGACTCTGCAGCGGGCCGCTGGCCTGGCTGTTGGCAAGGCTCATTTGCAGGAGTTCGTCCAGGGCGTCGCGCGCCCGGTCGGCACCGAGCGTGGCGACCGCATGGGCGAGGTACTGGAAGAAGGGTCTGAGTTGGGGATAGTTGCGGTAGGCATCCTTGAGGCTGACCGCCGCACTGGCCTGGGCGAGCACTGCCAACAGGGCAGACTGGATGTCGTCGCTCAAGGCGTCCGCGTAACGCTCCCACTGGGCGCGGTGCTTGTGATTGACCAAGACCACGAGTCCCTTGTCGGCCATGCCGACGCGGCCGGCCCGCCCGGCGATGTTCCAGAATTCGCCGGGGGTCAGGTCGCCACCACCCCGCGGTTTATGGACGGAATGGACCAGCACGGTGCTGACGGGGAAGTTCATGCCTTGCGCCAGGGTCGAGGTCGCGGTGATGAACCTGATGGTGCCGGCGCGGACCTGGTCCTCGATCAGGAACCGCAACTCCGATGACAAGGCGGCGTGGTGAAAGGCGACCCCGCGCTCCAGACAGCGCACCAGGACGGATTCGGTACCGTAATCGGCTTGCGCCAAGGCGATGGCGAGGCGCAAGCCGGGTGTCGACTGCTGCGGGGAGAGCAGGTCGCGGCCTTCGGCAAGCTCCGCCGCGGTCTTCTCCGGTTCGGACTTGCTCGCGCTGAAGAAACCGAGCACTGGACCCAGGTTGACGAAGCGACGGGCCAGGTAAACCAGCTTGTCGCGGGCCGAGGAGAGCGGCCCAGAATCGGCGATCACCGGGAGGCTCGATGGCTGCGGATTGGGTCGCTCGCTGTGCGGCTCCCGCCAGGCGATCTCGAAGGCTCGGCGCGGTTTGCGCCCAGCGAGCGTGGCAAGCCCGATCATCAGGCGCGATGGACGCCAGGCGATGTTGATGGGGGCGCCGCGATCCCCGCCCAGCCAGGCGGCGATCTCGGCGGCGTTGTCGACGAAGGGCGTCAGGAGCAACAGCCGGATGTCCTTGCATTCGCGGCGCAGATTCGCCAGCAGCAACTCCAGGCGAACGCCGCGCTCCCCGTCGCGCAACAGGTGGGCCTCATCGACGACGATCAGCCGTACCCGGTCGAACCAGTCGCGATGGGTCCGCAACAGCAGGTCGGTCTTTTCCGGGGTGGCCACGATCACGCCGTCTGCCGATTGAAGCAGACCGAGTTCGTAGGGGTCTTCCTCGAAGGCGCCGCCGGCCGCCGACACCGCGATCTCCAGGTCACGCAGATCGCTGTTGAGCGTTCGCCGAACCTGGGTTGCCAGCGCCCGGGTTGGCGTCAGGTAGAGGACACGAGAATCCTTGCCGAAGGATTGCAGGCTTTGCAGGATGGCGAATTCCGCGAGCAGGGTCTTGCCGGCGCTGGTGGGCATCTGCAAGACGACGCAGACGCGCACCGGGTCGAGCAGGCTTTCCCGCAGTGCCTCCTGTTGGGAGGGCATCAGGCTGAAGATCGGGTGCTCCCGCCCGGCGGCCATGAGCGCACTCAGCAACTCGTTCATGCGCGGGTAGAGACCTTGGGCGGTCTTCCAGATCGAGTCCGAGTAGAGCCGCCAGGCCACGACCTTGACCGACTGGAGCCAGGTCAAGGCCTCCGGGTCCGCGGCCAGTTCCAGATAATCCTGTGCTCTGGTCAGCAGGCGCTTGAGTTCAGGCTCCAAGTCTCGCCGGTCGCCGGATGCATCCGCGACCGAGCCCGACAGCATGTATTCCGAGAGCCGCACCGCGACCTGGGCCAGATGGTACAGACCCATCAGGGTGAAGGCATCGCGGCGCCCGCTCCCGTTACGCGAACTGAGCCACTGGCTGTCGCGGTCCTTCTGGATGGCCGAGAGCCGATCAATGATGGCATTGCCCTCGACAAGGTCGGCACGCGTCCCCTGGCAAGCCATGGAGAGGAGCGCCCGGGCGATGTCCTCCCGGACTTGTTCGGGCCAGGGTTGCTCGTTGGTGCTCGGCAAGCCCGGTAGGCGACGCAGGAAGGCGCGGACCTCGGTGTCGCGGCGGGCCAGATAGCCAACGGCTACGTAAGCCAGCAGATCATCGGCGGATGGGCTGCTGCCCGATTCGGACAGCGCCTCCAGATAGGCCTCCCAAGTCCGAAAGACGGTCAGGTCTGGGGCGGCGGCGGTGGGTGCGGTTGAGGCCCCACGGAGCATCCGGTCCATGTCTGCGGTGAAAAGTGCGTCCTGCAGCCCAGCCACGGCGGCAATGCGCAGACGCCCGACGGCGTTGGGTCGAGCGCGCTCGACGGGTTTCGCCGTCAAGGTGGCCACCAGGCGCGCGTCGTCCAGAGCGCTCACGAGTTCGTTGACCTCGCGGGTCGAGTACAGGTCCTTGAGGACTGCGTTCACGCCTTGCGCGCCTCGCTGAAGACGCGGTGGCCGAAGCGCTCTAGGGGTGCACCGACCGAGACACAAAGTCCCCGCGTCTGGGCGGGCTCAAAGCGCGACTGTGCCACACGCAGGCTTGCAAGATCGTCCAAGTGCGCGGCAACAACCCCGCGAACGATCACCGGGCAGACGACAAGCGGTGGAAGGGATTCACGGCCCAAGGCTTCAAGCATGGCGAGCAACGTGGGCGCAAAGGCCGTCGTGTGAAGCAGGGCAAGCATCGCGGTCAAGGCTCGGCAGAGTTTGTCGGGCTCGCGGGGGACGCGGCAGCATTCATCGACCAGCGCCTTGGACACATCCGGCGGACGCTGGTCGTGGTCGGACGCTTTGACCTGAACCAAGACTAGGGCGACCGCACCGTCGTCCAGATCCAGCAGCCCCCATCCGTCGAATCCCAGCACCGGCTGGTTGGCGTTGCCTTTGGTCGCCTGGGGGCCGGCAGGGAATTGGACCTGATAGACGTCGGCCAGGACCTCCTGAGCGATCAACTCCGCGGCCTCCGACCGGTAGTTCCGGAAGGAAGACGGCTTACCCAACTCAACCTCCGGATCGGGCATCCCGGCACGGATCGCCTGTCGGAGGGCACCCAGATCGAAAAGTGCCGCAACGCCACCGTCTGGTTCGGGGAGGCTGTCAAGCAATTGCTCCCCGTAGGACTGGCGAGCGCGCCGGACGATCGCCGACAGGACGGCATCGCCGTTGGACTCCAGATCCACACTACACCGGGACACCAGCCAGCGATGCCTTCCCGGACCGGTGTCCGCTAGCGCCACGCATCCGTCCAAGCAACGACCCTCCGTTGAACGACCCTCCGTTGAAGTTGCCTGCTAGCTTAGCGGTGATCGCGGCCGAGCGATAGTCGGAGCGGGGCGCACATGCCTGACACCGCCCGGGCGCTGGGCTAGTATCGGTACATCGGGCAGGACCGTCACTACCACCCGCGCGCGGGTAACGCCAGGCAGGGGCTCAAGCAACCGGACCTGAGCATTTTCGTAGACGCCTTCAACTGTGGTCAATAATGTGTCGGTCCTCCGATGAGTGCGTTCCGGATGCGTATCAAGAAGATCTGGAGTCCAAGGCTTCAGCCTTGGATGGTCAGCGCCAAGGCTGAAGCCTTGGACTCCAGGCCGGGCAGCGCTTTACCCCGTCGCGGTCCGAATCCACTCCACCCGCTTGAACATGACCCCATAATAGACCACCGGTATGACCACCAGCGTCAGCAGGGTGGAGACCAGGAGCCCGAACAACAGTGACACGGCCAGCCCCGAGAAGATCGGGTCATCGAGGATGAAGACGGCGCCGGCCATGGCGGCGAGTGCGGTCAGGACGATGGGCTTGGCGCGCACCACGGCGGAGTTGATGACGGCATCGGCGAACGGGGTGCCCGCACGCACCTGTTGATTGATGAAGTCGACCAATAAGATGGAGTTGCGCACGATGATGCCGGCGAGCGCAATCATGCCGATCATCGAGGTCGCCGTGAACTTGGCGCCCAAGAGGGCATGGCCGGGCAGGATGCCGATCAGGGTGAGCGGGATCGGGGCCATGATGACGAGCGGCACCAGGTAGCTGCGAAATTGCGCGACCACCAGCAGATAAATCAGGATCAGGCCGACACCATAGGCGATGCCCATATCGCGGAAGGTCTCATAGGTGATCTGCCATTCACCGTCCCATTTCAGGCTGTATTCATAGGGGTTGCCGGGCTGCTGTATGTACCATTGGGGCAGACCGAGTTGCTCGGTCAGCTTGGCGGCGATGGTGAAGAGGCCATAGAGTGGGCTGTCGGTGGGGCCGGCCATGTCGCCGGTCACATAGACCACGGGCAGCAGGTCCTTGTGATAGATGCTGGGGGTGCGGGTGCTCTCCTGCACCGTCACGATCTCGGACAGGGGCACCAGGGCGCCGCCCTGGGCGCGCACCCGCAGGCTCATCACCTGCTCCAGGTCGGCCTTGTCGGCTTGCGCGTATTCGACCCGGATGGGCACCGCGTATTTGACATTGGCCCCGTGCAGGAAGCTCATGTCCTCGCCGCCCAGGACGGTGGCCAGGGCCCCGACCACGCTCGCTTGGTCCACACCCAGGCGCGCCGCCTTGGCGCGGTCGATCTCGACGATGAGCTTGGGCGCCGGGCTCTCCACCGAGTCGTCCACATCGACGATGTCGGGGGTCGACTCGAAGGCGGCGCGGACCCGGCCGGCGGTGGCGATCTGGCCCGGGTAGTCGAGCCCGTAGACCTCGGCCACCAGCGGGGCCAGGACCGGCGGGCCGGGCGGGGGCTCGGCGATCTTGGCGTTGCCTTGGTAGCGGCGGGCGATCTCCTGCAAGGGGCCGCGCAGGCTCAACGCGATGGCGTGGCTCTGGCGGTCGCGATAGTGCTTGTCGACCAGGTTGACCTGAATGTCGCCGACATTGGCGCCCGAACGCAGGTAATACTGGCGCACCAGTCCATTGAAGTTGATGGGGGCGGCGGTGCCGGCATAGGCCTGGTAGTCGGTCACCTCGGGGACAGTGGCCAGATAGTCGCCAAGCTCCGCCAGGACCCGGGTGGTCTGCTCCAGGCTGGTCCCCTCGGGCATGTCCAGCACCACCTGAAACTCGGACTTGTTGTCGAAGGGGAGCATCTTGAGGACCACCACCTTGCCGACCGCGAGCCAGATGGAGCCGCCGATCAACACCAGGATGCCGGCGAGCAGGAACCAGCGATTCAAATGGCCCTTGCGCCCGATCAGAAAGGGGCCGATGGCGGTCCGGAAGCCGCGCGCGAGGAGCGGGTTGCCGCCCTCGCCTGGGAGCGCGGGCGTCCCGCCCGCGTGTCCCCCGATTGGCGGGCGGGACGCCCGCGCTCCCAGGGGGTCTGCGGCAACCATACGATCATGACGCCGGCCGATCATGAAATTGGTCATCCAGGGGGTGAAGACGAAGGCGACCGCGAGTGAGATCACCATTCCCAGCGACGCATTGATCGGAATCGGCGACATATAGGGCCCCATGAGCCCGCTGACGAAGGCCATGGGCAACAGGGCGGCGATGACGGTGAAGGTGGCGAGAATGGTCGGTCCGCCCACCTCATCCACGGCCGCGGGCATCAGGTCCAGGAGCCGGGCCCGGGAGATGACCATGTGCCGGTGGATGTTCTCCACCACCACGATGGCGTCGTCCACCAGGATGCCGATGGAGAAGATGAGCGCGAAGAGCGAGACCCGGTTCAGCGTAAAGCCCCAGGCCCAG
The DNA window shown above is from Candidatus Thiodictyon syntrophicum and carries:
- a CDS encoding TrlF family AAA-like ATPase — its product is MSPITEALSRSAGAVFRRCALQVNTWAYAERWRQQHHGRTEAEFNADLAETCARLGVQVVGLADHDGIGAYPALTDELTAAGVTVFPGFELTCAEGFHMVCLYPPGTSGDELTHLRGGLGVDVRQPGEPSTQTCIGIAKRVIQEQGGIWYAPHMSQDNGLLKAKLPAIWQEDRWVLAGHLPGPPEDLKEIDLRRIALNQDPNYRRTRRLAFIRAGDVANPGDLEKVASTCLIKMAEPSIEALRQAFLDPDSRIRLEAPERPHAQIEAIAIDNGYLDGLRLHLADNLNAIIGGRGTGKSTLIEALRYALDQQPLTEEARKTHREILKENLRDGGAVTLAVRSQTQLGRRLFVRRRYGEPAEVRNEDGSLSCLTPADLLPRLGIYGQNEILKIATDEASKTNLLARFLPLGDCEGPRRAELGAALARNRGELVKASEDLDQARSAVAQLPKLREQESRYQELHLDEKLAAVRALSREKGLVGRVDEELGEVAQRAGDLVESVSAWDLTYLSDKALDGLPHGVRLTAMRERIATCAADLDPHLTAITAALATLTSGLEQEQAAWRSGVAQVETELARAAADLPGLSGKPGEAIGREYMDLVRRIESIAPLQARLAGFEAAVRSLEDERRQLLSEWRDWQAQRFDELARAAKRLNQKELQGKLRIEVRNWGNREALGDFLQALPGVGPKKIEWLDRVDTLSIAALSAALTQGADAVLALYGADGLGRGLAEQLAGLPPVQRWALEELELPPRVEIHLNVAHQGERYRRLSDLSTGQKCTAILHLLLLDSDEPLIVDQPEDHLDNAFIADRIVTTLRAAKQHRQFLFATHNANIPVFGDAEWIGTLRADQDHAEIDPQESGAIDQSRVRDAVSEILEGGQAAFEMRRAKYGY
- a CDS encoding DEAD/DEAH box helicase, with translation MNAVLKDLYSTREVNELVSALDDARLVATLTAKPVERARPNAVGRLRIAAVAGLQDALFTADMDRMLRGASTAPTAAAPDLTVFRTWEAYLEALSESGSSPSADDLLAYVAVGYLARRDTEVRAFLRRLPGLPSTNEQPWPEQVREDIARALLSMACQGTRADLVEGNAIIDRLSAIQKDRDSQWLSSRNGSGRRDAFTLMGLYHLAQVAVRLSEYMLSGSVADASGDRRDLEPELKRLLTRAQDYLELAADPEALTWLQSVKVVAWRLYSDSIWKTAQGLYPRMNELLSALMAAGREHPIFSLMPSQQEALRESLLDPVRVCVVLQMPTSAGKTLLAEFAILQSLQSFGKDSRVLYLTPTRALATQVRRTLNSDLRDLEIAVSAAGGAFEEDPYELGLLQSADGVIVATPEKTDLLLRTHRDWFDRVRLIVVDEAHLLRDGERGVRLELLLANLRRECKDIRLLLLTPFVDNAAEIAAWLGGDRGAPINIAWRPSRLMIGLATLAGRKPRRAFEIAWREPHSERPNPQPSSLPVIADSGPLSSARDKLVYLARRFVNLGPVLGFFSASKSEPEKTAAELAEGRDLLSPQQSTPGLRLAIALAQADYGTESVLVRCLERGVAFHHAALSSELRFLIEDQVRAGTIRFITATSTLAQGMNFPVSTVLVHSVHKPRGGGDLTPGEFWNIAGRAGRVGMADKGLVVLVNHKHRAQWERYADALSDDIQSALLAVLAQASAAVSLKDAYRNYPQLRPFFQYLAHAVATLGADRARDALDELLQMSLANSQASGPLQSRQLRGLAQTYLREIAGKQTGYLKTADATGLGSFSFDSLYAAIRGDSLLQQGPGAVLANKSVGMEHLIEALHWLPELNLGIGKGEGEMDTAAVARVVQAWMDGAPVQTIAAEFPGKEANDRVRNAGVYVHSKVAMTVAWGAHAYLRGLVLTNNTVMDASTAEQQMLPAYIQYGVRTPEAAVAGLLGVPRQLAEAVGEDYRDRYGKLKPKETGRFRDHVERADRADWSRILDRSALAGRVDPGDVWQVWRQMQGLTYS
- a CDS encoding helix-turn-helix domain-containing protein, translated to MLMTEIPKIDRQHGLHPISVSDSDALNIVFIHGLDGDAFTSWMSNPDDIATFWPLWLAKDCPDAGVWTLGYPANSTNWKAQSMPLADQGVQLLDRLATHRLGERPLLFVSHSMGGIIAKQLLRHANDLGVPRWQKIATQTRGIAFIATPHSGANLANFATFASAIYRTSESVKDLAAHHPRLRELHNWFRSYYNDHGLVCRTYCESFEVRPELLGTITLPKGIVVVDQTSAEPNLPGEVAVPLQEDHISICKPKDRSAQLYESLLDWVRECSRTVARQPLSNSSMQAPNGAVGSPITELGLLRSDAREPAPLVITGAGIARSDNWQHSIARLIKASGRLTSRELAEEAGINRGQLNNWLNGKRALSDDRARIVGQILLKQIKKPGLVPAAVLATYAEELDALDRFLAGVSAGGNEALGPVPVDAYLPAGHPAFCKRQCEEDLEQQLAIRPFTLGIRGGRKTGKSTAARWLAARLKSEGPPLLYFELSPPEGRDIFQKMTPADLFAWLDQQARDALPDANLSPLRDWRGFVPWVGENLLRYRQADNRCASLFFDGIENLSRESQDALFIALHSLRNAKARDPNYRFINLLCAFDPGRVQNPSGALLGRSGSILFNTAVPRAGNIPQGALVRLVEWRLGLAGHERNQVVDRLWSCCAGHPWLTQVWLNTYDASGAALTYSTLDALDRELADRFFDPKTGIAPAPGVVSTDLVSRLASELGRTQGLQDRITAAVLPDPRADPWRSERGDVANWSLLSDTGLFAPGEDPGTLCCTRWIAERLVEQHCPDQ
- a CDS encoding efflux RND transporter permease subunit, encoding MTERLGLAGRITQGFQASAITPLLAILGLLLGVFAVLVTPREEEPQINVTFADVFIPFPGASAAEVEHLVAGPAEQVLSEIKGIEHVYSVSRPGMAVVSVQFKVGEDNTDAVVRLFSKVQSNADWLPPTLGVGTPIIKPKGIDDVPIITATLWSKDAAVGAFELGQVAHALEQEIKRVDGTRDVYTVGVPRQTVRVLLQPQALAGYGIDLGDLRRALQAGNREVDNLSVTAANQEILVQAGTFLTSPDEIGDLVVGLHAGRPVFLRDVASIEQGPEQPHSYVSIGGGPGVRENGSAPAGTAPAVTIAVAKQQGVNAVEVAQRVIERFAQLQGTFIPEGVEVTVTRNYGATADAKARKLISKLVFATASVILLVWLAVGWREAIIVGAAVIITLALTLFASWAWGFTLNRVSLFALIFSIGILVDDAIVVVENIHRHMVISRARLLDLMPAAVDEVGGPTILATFTVIAALLPMAFVSGLMGPYMSPIPINASLGMVISLAVAFVFTPWMTNFMIGRRHDRMVAADPLGARASRPPIGGHAGGTPALPGEGGNPLLARGFRTAIGPFLIGRKGHLNRWFLLAGILVLIGGSIWLAVGKVVVLKMLPFDNKSEFQVVLDMPEGTSLEQTTRVLAELGDYLATVPEVTDYQAYAGTAAPINFNGLVRQYYLRSGANVGDIQVNLVDKHYRDRQSHAIALSLRGPLQEIARRYQGNAKIAEPPPGPPVLAPLVAEVYGLDYPGQIATAGRVRAAFESTPDIVDVDDSVESPAPKLIVEIDRAKAARLGVDQASVVGALATVLGGEDMSFLHGANVKYAVPIRVEYAQADKADLEQVMSLRVRAQGGALVPLSEIVTVQESTRTPSIYHKDLLPVVYVTGDMAGPTDSPLYGLFTIAAKLTEQLGLPQWYIQQPGNPYEYSLKWDGEWQITYETFRDMGIAYGVGLILIYLLVVAQFRSYLVPLVIMAPIPLTLIGILPGHALLGAKFTATSMIGMIALAGIIVRNSILLVDFINQQVRAGTPFADAVINSAVVRAKPIVLTALAAMAGAVFILDDPIFSGLAVSLLFGLLVSTLLTLVVIPVVYYGVMFKRVEWIRTATG